From one Populus alba chromosome 17, ASM523922v2, whole genome shotgun sequence genomic stretch:
- the LOC118027885 gene encoding putative disease resistance RPP13-like protein 1: MAVEYIGGSILSAVIEVLSEKVTAPEILGFFKSHKLNDGLLGKLKETLNTLNGLLDDAEEKQITKPAVQRWLNDARHAVYEAEDLMEVIEYEHLRSKDIKAASRSVRNRVRNLFPILNPANKRMKEMEAELQKIYEKLERLVKHKGDLRYIEGTGGWRPLSEKTTPVVDESHVYGREADKEAIMKYLLTKNNTDGANVGVIPIVGMGGVGKTTLAQLIYKDRRVDECFELKAWVWASQQFDVTRIVDDILKKINGGTCGTKEPDESLMEALKGKKLLLVLDDAWNIVYNEWVKLLLPLQYAEPGSKIVVTTRNEDVAKVTQTVIPSHRLNVISDEDCWQLFARHAFSSANSGAFSHLETFGREIARKCKGLPLAAKTLGGLLHSEGDVKEWEQISNSNMWGLSNENIPPALTLSYYYLPSHLKRCFAYCAIFPKGYVFEKNQVITSWMAQGFLVQSRGVEEMEEIGDKYFNDLVSRSLFQQSLYAPSYFSMHDLTTDLAEYMSGEFCFKFVMDGESGSGLEGENSCTLPERTRHLSITSTLYDGVSKIFPRIHGVQHLRTLSPLTYVGGIDSGVLNDMLTNLKRLRTLSLYRWSYKSSQLPNSIGNLKHLRHLDLSQTLIKRLPESVSTLYYLQTLLLRECRHLMELPSNISNLVDLQHLDIEGTNLKEMPPKMGKLTKLRTLQYYIVGKESGSSMKELGKLSHIRRKLSIRNLRDVANAQDALDANLKGKKKIEKLRLIWGW; the protein is encoded by the exons ATGGCTGTGGAGTacattggaggatcaattctctcTGCTGTCATTGAGGTTCTGAGCGAGAAGGTGACCGCTCCTGAGATTCTGGGCTTCTTCAAAAGCCACAAGCTCAATGATGGTCTTCTGGGAAAGTTGAAAGAAACTCTGAATACTCTCAACGGACTTCTCGACGACGCGGAGGAGAAGCAGATTACCAAGCCTGCTGTGCAGAGGTGGCTTAATGATGCTAGACATGCTGTGTATGAAGCTGAGGACTTAATGGAGGTGATTGAATATGAACATCTACGATCCAAGGATATTAAAGCTGCCTCTCGAAGTGTGAGGAATCGG GTAAGGAATTTGTTTCCAATTCTTAATCCAGCtaataaaaggatgaaagagATGGAAGCAGAGTTGCAAAAGATCTATGAGAAGCTTGAACGTTTAGTTAAACACAAGGGTGATCTGCGCTACATAGAAGGTACTGGTGGATGGAGACCATTGTCAGAGAAAACAACTCCTGTGGTTGATGAATCTCATGTATATGGAAGGGAAGCTGATAAGGAAGCCATAATGAAGTACTTGTTGACAAAAAACAATACAGATGGTGCAAATGTAGGTGTGATTCCTATTGTGGGCATGGGAGGGGTTGGTAAAACCACTCTTGCTCAGCTTATCTACAAAGACAGAAGGGTAGATGAGTGCTTCGAGCTCAAAGCCTGGGTCTGGGCTTCGCAACAATTTGATGTCACCAGGATAGTTGATGATATTCTTAAGAAGATCAACGGAGGTACTTGCGGCACCAAAGAACCAGATGAATCTCTAATGGAGgcattgaaagggaaaaaacttctacttgttctagatgatGCGTGGAACATTGTGTACAACGAATGGGTTAAATTACTGCTGCCTTTGCAGTATGCAGAGCCTGGAAGTAAGATTGTCGTGACAACACGGAATGAAGATGTAGCAAAAGTCACGCAAACTGTCATCCCCTCTCACCGCTTGAATGTAATCAGCGATGAAGATTGCTGGCAGTTGTTTGCAAGGCATGCATTTAGCAGTGCAAATTCTGGAGCATTCTCACACTTGGAAACATTTGGCAGAGAAATAGCGAGAAAGTGCAAAGGTTTACCGCTGGCTGCGAAAACTCTTGGGGGTCTTTTGCATTCCGAAGGAGATGTCAAGGAATGGGAGCAGATATCCAATAGCAACATGTGGGGTTTGTCGAATGAAAACATCCCTCCAGCTCTAACATTGAGCTATTATTATCTCCCTTCACACCTCAAACGTTGTTTTGCTTATTGTGCAATATTTCCCAAGGGTTACGTATTTGAGAAGAATCAAGTAATCACTTCATGGATGGCACAAGGTTTTCTAGTCCAGTCCAGAGGTGTTGAGGAGATGGAAGAAATAGGTGACAAATACTTCAATGACCTTGTCTCTAGGTCATTGTTTCAGCAATCACTTTACGCCCCATCATATTTCAGCATGCACGACCTCACAACTGATCTAGCTGAATACATGTCAGGAGAATTCTGCTTTAAGTTTGTTATGGATGGAGAATCGGGCTCTGGGTTGGAGGGTGAAAATTCATGCACGCTTCCAGAAAGGACTCGTCATTTATCAATCACTTCAACACTATATGATGGGGTCTCTAAGATATTTCCTCGCATTCATGGAGTCCAACATTTGCGCACCTTGTCTCCACTAACATACGTGGGGGGGATTGATAGTGGGGTGCTGAATGACATGTTGACAAATCTTAAGCGCTTGCGAACGCTATCTTTATATCGGTGGAGCTATAAATCTTCTCAGTTGCCCAATTCCATCGGCAACTTGAAACATTTGCGGCACTTGGACCTTTCTCAGACATTAATTAAACGGTTGCCCGAAAGTGTGAGCACCTTGTACTATTTGCAAACTCTATTGTTAAGAGAGTGTCGACATCTCATGGAGTTGCCATCCAACATTTCCAACTTGGTCGACTTACAACATCTTGATATTGAAGGGACAAATTTGAAAGAGATGCCACCAAAAATGGGAAAACTCACAAAGCTTCGAACTTTGCAATATTACATTGTGGGAAAAGAGAGTGGGTCTAGCATGAAAGAGCTGGGGAAGCTCTCACATATAAGGAGAAAACTTTCTATTCGGAATCTCAGAGATGTTGCAAATGCTCAAGATGCTTTGGATGCCAATTTGAAGGgtaagaagaagattgagaagCTGAGGTTGATATGGGGGTGGTAA
- the LOC118027836 gene encoding uncharacterized protein, translating to MFPGWFGHSSFSNMVALTLSGCKNCISLPPLGQLSSLEELQIKGFDDVVAVGSEFYGSDSSMEKPFKSLKILKFEGMRKWQEWNTDVAGAFPHLAKLLIAGCPELTNGLPNHLPSLLILEIRACPQLVVSIPEAPLLTEINVFDGSSGRINASVLYGGGRCLQFREYPQLKGMEQMSHVDPSSFTDVEIDRCSSFNSCRLDLLPQVSTLTVKQCLNLESLCIGERSLPALRHLTVRHCPNLVSFPRGGLAAPDLTSLVLEGCLYLKSLPENMHSLLPSLEDLQLRSLPEVDSFPEGGLPSKLHTLCVVDCIKLKVCGLQALPSLSCFRFTGNDVESFDEETLPSTLTTLKIKRLGNLKSLDHKGLHHLTSLRKLSIQGCPKLESISEQALPSSLEYLHVMTLESLDYMGLQHVTSLRRLKIWNCPKLASLQGLPPSLECLQLWDQRGRDYKELQHLTSLRTLILKSPKLESLPEDMLPSSLENLEILNLEDLEYKGLRHLTSLRKLRISSSPKLESVPGEGLPSSLVSLQISDLRNLKSLNYTGLQHFTSLRKLLISHSPKLEFMPEEGLPSSLEYLKIIDCPLLATRCERETGENWPKISHISSIKISN from the coding sequence ATGTTTCCAGGTTGGTTTGGACACTCTTCCTTCTCAAATATGGTAGCGTTGACACTTTCTGGATGTAAGAACTGTATCTCCTTACCACCACTGGGGCAGCTTTCATCTCTAGAAGAGCTCCAAATTAAAGGATTTGATGACGTCGTGGCAGTTGGCTCTGAGTTCTATGGAAGTGACTCTTCGATGGAGAAGCCATTTAAATCcctcaaaatattaaagttcGAGGGGATGAGAAAATGGCAGGAATGGAATACAGATGTAGCTGGTGCTTTCCCTCATCTTGCAAAGCTCTTGATAGCAGGTTGTCCCGAGTTAACAAATGGCTTGCCTAATCACCTTCCTTCTTTATTGATACTTGAGATTCGAGCGTGTCCGCAGCTTGTGGTTTCAATTCCAGAGGCTCCCCTGCTCACCGAAATCAATGTATTTGATGGTTCTAGTGGTCGTATAAATGCATCGGTATTATATGGCGGTGGGCGGTGCCTTCAATTTAGAGAATATCCCCAGCTAAAGGGAATGGAGCAAATGAGTCATGTGGATCCCTCTTCTTTCACAGATGTTGAAATCGATAGATGTAGTTCATTTAACTCCTGCCGGCTAGACCTTTTACCGCAGGTATCCACACTTACAGTCAAACAATGTCTCAATCTCGAATCTCTTTGTATAGGCGAGAGATCTCTTCCTGCTCTCCGTCATTTGACTGTCAGACACTGTCCTAATTTGGTGTCTTTCCCCCGAGGAGGACTAGCTGCACCAGATTTGACAAGCCTTGTGTTAGAGGGTTGCTTATATTTGAAGTCTTTGCCAGAAAACATGCATTCCCTCCTCCCTTCCCTTGAGGATTTGCAATTGAGATCACTTCCAGAAGTTGATTCGTTTCCTGAAGGAGGTTTACCCTCCAAATTACACACACTTTGCGTTGTGGATTGTATCAAGCTCAAGGTATGTGGTTTGCAAGCACTCCCTTCTCTTTCATGCTTCAGATTTACTGGGAACGATGTGGAGTCTTTTGACGAGGAGACGTTGCCCTCTACTCTCACAACCCTTAAAATCAAACGTCTGGGAAATCTGAAGTCTCTTGACCATAAGGGGCTTCATCATCTCACCTCTCTTAGGAAATTGAGTATCCAGGGTTGCCCTAAGCTTGAGTCCATATCAGAGCAGGCGCTTCCCTCCTCCCTTGAATACCTTCATGTCATGACACTGGAATCTCTGGACTACATGGGGCTTCAGCACGTCACCTCTCTTCGCAGATTGAAGATCTGGAATTGTCCAAAGCTTGCATCGTTGCAGGGGCTGCCTCCCTCCCTTGAATGCCTTCAATTATGGGATCAACGAGGTCGGGACTACAAGGAGCTTCAGCACCTCACCTCTCTTCGCACATTGATTCTCAAGAGTCCTAAGCTGGAGTCCCTTCCAGAAGACATGCTTCCCTCCTCCCTTGAAAACCTTGAAATCTTGAATCTTGAAGATCTGGAATATAAGGGGCTTCGGCACCTCACCTCCCTTCGTAAATTACGTATCTCTAGTTCTCCCAAGCTTGAGTCCGTGCCAGGTGAGGGGCTGCCCTCCTCCCTTGTATCTCTTCAAATCTCAGATCTCAGAAATCTTAAATCTCTGAACTATACGGGGCTTCAACACTTCACCTCTCTTCGCAAATTGTTGATCTCGCATTCTCCTAAGCTTGAGTTCATGCCAGAAGAAGGGCTGCCCTCCTCCCTTGAATATCTTAAGATTATCGATTGTCCTTTGCTGGCCACAAGGTGTGAAAGGGAGACGGGGGAAAATTGGCCCAAAATTTCTCACATCAGCAGtataaaaatttctaattaG